The bacterium genome includes the window TCATGCTCTTATTATGCCACAGCTTCACCTCAAGTTGTTGTTATAAGTTGTTGACAATCATATAGTTCAGTTGTAATATTATGCCAATTGGCATTCCTACGCACCTTAAGGGGGTCCCCATGCCAAGTACCAAAACACCCGCCAAGAAGCAACCGCGCTTCAAGCTCCATATCGATCTCGAAACCGAAGCCGGACTGAAGCGAGAAGAAGTTCGCGAGCTCAAGCGCCTCACGTGCGAAGCACTGGATCTTCGCAACGCAGATTGCGCCCGTATCCTCTACGACATGTGTCTCGAGCTAGGCCTGTTTGAGCCCGGAGTGTTGAATTTTACTCCCGCAGATCTTGCTGAGATCATTCATGGCGACGAGGATCTGGAGCTGCGCGCCAACGGGATGCTCGCAACCGACCCTCGTGTCGATCCCCTCAAGCGCTACCGCGCGTTGAAGGCCGTCGAACAAACGCTTCACGACCGAGAGCGCATGCTTAGCGTCGATGAGCACATGCTCATGATGTACCGTCTCGCCAGCACCACACTCGGTGATGTCGATCGAGCAAGAGCATGGTTCGTGGATGGCTCGCACCTGCATCTACTCGACCTGCTGGTGAAGCTGTATTTCGACAACGACGGACTCACGGCGCTAGAACGTCGAGATATCGAACAGCGGCTCTTCAGTCTGTTTGACGGTATCACAAACTACGACGACTTCTTCTTCGAGTTGGGTATGCTGTATCGAGATGATCTGGTACAAGCACTATCATATCGATACGGCGCCGATCGCGCTCAGACCTTACTAGACCTTGATTCCGAGGAGCCGAGCGAAGCCGAGCTACGCGATCGCGAAGGTGCGATCCGCTACAGCCACGCCTGTGCCACTCACTTCGGATGGGATGAGGTCGATCCCTACCCTTGAGACTGTTGTCTCCTGCCGATCATCCCTTAGGGGTTGGTCGGCTATTTTTATTCCACCCAACATATTGCATATTTGTGTCTTTTATTTTATGATAGCCACCCCGTTCGCACCTACCTACGAGAGGCGCATTATGTGGCTACACTTCTTCTCGACCCCCACACTTCATACCAAGTTTCACGACTCACTTCGCGAACACGCTTACGCGGTGCGCCGCCGGGTCTTCCAGATAGAGCAAGGGATTCCTGCGATTCACGATCGCGATCTGCATGACGAGTCGGCCTACCACTTCGTCGTGTACGCCCTAGCGCTTGATAGCACCGAGTTCGTACCAATCGCGGCTGCTCGTGCAGTCGCTTACGAAGAAGGTTTCAAGATCGGCCGCGTCTGCGTTGACCCTGATCAGCGCGGCGCGCTGCACATCGGGACACAGCTCATGGAATATGTCATCGCCCAACTCCAAGAGCATTTCCCTGATCGTAAGATCTTCCTGTATGCCCAGGCTGACGATGCGAGAAGTCAGAATGTCGTCGGATTCTACGAGCGACTGGGCTTCGTCACGACCGATGACGAGCCACTTATTAGTGCTGGCATCCTTCACCGGAAG containing:
- a CDS encoding GNAT family N-acetyltransferase; protein product: MWLHFFSTPTLHTKFHDSLREHAYAVRRRVFQIEQGIPAIHDRDLHDESAYHFVVYALALDSTEFVPIAAARAVAYEEGFKIGRVCVDPDQRGALHIGTQLMEYVIAQLQEHFPDRKIFLYAQADDARSQNVVGFYERLGFVTTDDEPLISAGILHRKMELV